A stretch of the Brevundimonas sp. MF30-B genome encodes the following:
- a CDS encoding thermonuclease family protein — translation MIEILICATLAFSDGDSGRCRTADGENHRVRLAGVDAGEVAPHTRCRQQPAIWACSTTGRAYAAPATQRARQLAQGGARCRVEDRDRYGRIVAVCTASGRDIGGTLITEGLAIADPRYGARYRRLEAEARRQGRGLWRDTR, via the coding sequence ATGATCGAGATTCTGATCTGCGCCACCCTGGCTTTCTCAGACGGCGATTCCGGCCGGTGCCGCACGGCTGACGGAGAGAACCACCGCGTGCGCCTGGCGGGTGTCGACGCAGGCGAGGTCGCCCCGCACACCCGCTGCCGTCAGCAGCCCGCCATCTGGGCCTGCTCCACCACCGGCCGGGCCTATGCCGCCCCAGCCACCCAGCGCGCCCGTCAGCTTGCGCAGGGCGGCGCCCGGTGCCGTGTAGAGGACCGCGACCGCTACGGCCGGATCGTCGCCGTCTGCACCGCCTCGGGGCGGGACATCGGCGGGACGCTCATCACCGAAGGCCTGGCCATTGCCGATCCTCGCTACGGCGCCCGCTATCGTCGCCTCGAGGCCGAAGCTCGCCGGCAGGGAAGGGGACTGTGGAGGGACACGCGATGA
- a CDS encoding helix-turn-helix domain-containing protein, protein MTAANDNGFKLAYTYREAVLATGASRCTLSAMVNSGEIQARRRGRRVFIPRSELERHFGAIGHAA, encoded by the coding sequence ATGACCGCGGCGAACGACAACGGGTTCAAGCTGGCCTACACCTACCGCGAGGCTGTGCTGGCCACCGGCGCGAGCCGCTGCACCCTGTCGGCCATGGTCAACTCGGGCGAGATCCAGGCCCGGCGCCGGGGTCGGAGGGTGTTCATTCCACGCTCGGAGCTGGAGCGCCACTTCGGAGCAATCGGTCACGCGGCTTAG
- a CDS encoding DUF968 domain-containing protein produces MLRFDQDQRKIINAAKELQRDARKAATRARPKSPKADRGRERDTGYLAFLRRQPCVCGCGRPAPSDAAHIRMGNLSLGKLPTGMQVKPSDRFAVPLNRDCHTTQHSMSEARFWSERGLDPFTIAATLFSAYQRGG; encoded by the coding sequence ATGCTCCGCTTCGACCAGGACCAGCGCAAGATCATCAACGCGGCGAAGGAGCTGCAGCGCGACGCCCGCAAGGCCGCCACGCGCGCCCGGCCCAAGAGCCCCAAGGCCGACCGCGGACGCGAGCGCGACACGGGCTACCTCGCGTTTCTGCGCCGTCAGCCCTGCGTGTGCGGCTGCGGGCGCCCGGCGCCCTCCGACGCCGCACACATCCGCATGGGCAACCTGTCCCTCGGAAAGCTGCCGACCGGGATGCAGGTCAAGCCGTCCGACCGCTTCGCCGTCCCGCTCAACCGAGACTGCCACACCACCCAGCACAGCATGAGCGAGGCCAGGTTCTGGTCAGAGCGGGGGCTGGATCCATTCACCATCGCCGCGACGCTGTTCTCGGCATACCAGCGGGGAGGCTGA
- the smc gene encoding chromosome segregation protein SMC: MQFQRLRLVGFKSFVEPAEVQIEPGLTGIVGPNGCGKSNVLESLRWVMGANSAKAMRGQGMDDVIFAGASGRPPRNHAEVQLTIDNAQRRAPQPFTDSAVLEVSRRIDRGQGSTYRINGKEVRARDVQLLFADASTGANSPALVRQGQISELIAAKPQNRRRILEEAGGVAGLHTRRHEAELRLKAAETNLERLDDIGRELETALNRLKREARQAEKYKKISAEIRALQAALLYVRWNDARVAAEAAASELREADRAVAETTTAAAAAQTAALTAQEGLKPAREEDAVATALLNRATIERDRLDMAEQAARAEVERLKAEAARIAADQEREGRMAGDAQRELERLDGELARLKAEIAAAPQRGPELETALSAAEEARRAEDAEVERVAGTLAAAEARANAETARRRDAEARLSRVQAQQDQARREREALGPLETPELEPARLALETAQAELAAAREAVEAAETARGDLARAEQEARTEARAAEDRLGRLQTEARGLAQLLVSAKRDYPPALDKVAAAKGYEAALAAALGDDLDAALDPRAPAHWAGAQAAPPTWPAGVEPLSDHVQAPQALRARLALCGVADRARAAELAADLPPGARLATREGDLYRWDGFVSRAEAPRPAAVRLAQRTRLAELEDEIDRGKPALEQAQGRQKAAAEAFRAAEEAVKSARLKPFAADKALTGARDRVEALTREQTRREARAQALDETVARLAVEVDEARGALEAAQSIDTKSETLIELKGELSAARARADAARQAAQTARSQRDEEARDRAGREQRLGALTRAQEGWTSRAKDSAQRVAALEKDADKTAALLAQAEVAPLGFAEQRGRLMDSLLAAEARKQAASDAVAVAEAAATEADRAARASDAAASQAREARAGLAARAEAAAEKLSDAETTVRETAQMSPHELGQKLTDDAIARPPDAAGAESLLYGLEREREALGAVNLRAEDEAAEYGERLNSMKSERIDLTQAIAKLRDGIDELNAEGRERLVAAFDIINANFKALFEALFGGGQAELKLVESDDPLEAGLEIYACPPGKRLSVMSLMSGGEQALTAAALIFGVFLANPAPVCVLDEVDAPLDDANVDRFCRMLDEMRKRTDTRFIVITHNPVTMSRMDRLYGVTMPERGMSQLVSVDLNQAETLVA, encoded by the coding sequence ATGCAGTTCCAGCGCCTCAGGCTCGTCGGATTCAAGTCGTTCGTCGAACCGGCCGAGGTGCAGATCGAGCCGGGGCTGACCGGCATTGTCGGCCCGAACGGCTGCGGCAAGTCCAACGTGCTGGAGAGCCTGCGCTGGGTCATGGGCGCCAACTCGGCCAAGGCCATGCGCGGCCAGGGCATGGACGACGTCATCTTCGCCGGCGCCTCGGGCCGCCCGCCGCGCAACCACGCCGAAGTCCAGCTGACCATCGACAATGCGCAGCGCCGCGCGCCCCAGCCCTTCACCGACAGTGCGGTGCTGGAGGTCTCGCGCCGCATCGACCGAGGCCAGGGCTCGACCTATCGGATCAACGGCAAGGAGGTTCGGGCGCGCGATGTGCAGCTGCTGTTCGCCGACGCCTCGACCGGCGCCAACTCGCCCGCCCTGGTGCGCCAGGGCCAGATCAGCGAACTGATCGCCGCCAAGCCCCAGAACCGGCGTCGCATCCTTGAGGAAGCCGGCGGCGTCGCTGGCCTGCACACGCGCCGGCACGAGGCCGAGCTGCGCCTCAAGGCGGCCGAGACCAATCTGGAGCGGCTGGACGACATCGGGCGCGAGCTGGAGACCGCACTGAACCGGCTGAAGCGCGAGGCGCGCCAGGCCGAGAAGTACAAGAAGATCTCGGCCGAGATTCGCGCCTTGCAGGCCGCGCTGCTCTACGTCCGCTGGAACGACGCGCGGGTCGCCGCCGAGGCCGCCGCCAGCGAGCTGCGCGAGGCCGACCGCGCGGTCGCCGAGACGACCACCGCCGCCGCCGCCGCACAGACAGCCGCCCTGACCGCTCAGGAAGGGCTGAAGCCGGCCCGCGAAGAGGATGCGGTCGCCACCGCCCTGCTGAACCGCGCGACCATAGAGCGCGACCGCCTCGACATGGCCGAACAGGCGGCCCGCGCCGAGGTCGAGCGCCTGAAGGCCGAGGCCGCCCGCATCGCCGCCGATCAGGAGCGCGAGGGCCGCATGGCCGGCGACGCCCAGCGCGAGCTGGAGCGGCTGGACGGCGAACTGGCGCGCCTCAAGGCCGAAATCGCCGCAGCGCCTCAGCGTGGGCCTGAGCTCGAGACGGCGCTGTCCGCCGCAGAAGAGGCCCGCAGGGCGGAGGACGCCGAGGTCGAGCGCGTCGCCGGCACCCTGGCGGCCGCCGAGGCGCGCGCCAACGCCGAAACCGCGCGCCGCCGCGACGCCGAGGCCCGCCTGTCGCGCGTTCAAGCCCAGCAAGACCAGGCGAGGCGCGAGCGCGAGGCCCTGGGTCCGCTCGAGACTCCCGAACTGGAGCCCGCCCGCCTGGCCCTGGAGACCGCCCAGGCCGAGCTGGCCGCCGCTCGCGAGGCGGTGGAGGCGGCCGAGACCGCACGCGGCGACCTGGCCCGCGCCGAGCAAGAGGCCCGCACAGAGGCCCGCGCCGCCGAAGACCGCCTGGGTCGGCTGCAGACCGAGGCGCGCGGCCTGGCCCAGCTGCTGGTCTCGGCCAAGCGCGACTATCCGCCAGCTTTGGACAAGGTCGCGGCCGCCAAGGGCTATGAGGCGGCCCTGGCCGCCGCTCTGGGCGACGATCTGGACGCCGCGCTCGATCCTCGCGCTCCGGCCCACTGGGCGGGCGCCCAGGCCGCGCCGCCGACCTGGCCGGCGGGCGTCGAGCCCCTGTCGGACCACGTCCAGGCGCCCCAGGCCCTGAGGGCGCGCCTGGCCCTGTGCGGCGTCGCCGACCGGGCGCGCGCGGCCGAGCTGGCCGCCGACCTGCCCCCCGGCGCCCGCCTGGCGACGCGCGAGGGCGACCTGTACCGCTGGGACGGCTTCGTCAGCCGAGCCGAAGCCCCGCGCCCCGCCGCCGTCCGCCTCGCCCAGCGCACCCGGCTGGCCGAGCTTGAGGACGAAATCGACCGCGGCAAACCGGCCCTGGAGCAGGCGCAGGGTCGTCAGAAGGCCGCCGCCGAAGCCTTCCGCGCCGCCGAGGAAGCGGTAAAGAGCGCCCGCCTCAAGCCCTTCGCCGCCGACAAGGCCCTGACCGGCGCGCGCGATCGCGTCGAGGCCCTGACGCGCGAGCAGACCCGCCGGGAAGCCCGCGCCCAGGCCCTGGACGAGACCGTCGCCCGTCTCGCGGTCGAGGTCGACGAGGCCCGCGGCGCGCTCGAGGCGGCCCAGAGCATCGACACGAAGTCCGAAACCCTGATCGAGCTGAAGGGCGAGCTGTCCGCCGCCCGCGCCAGGGCCGACGCCGCGCGCCAGGCCGCCCAGACGGCGCGGTCCCAGCGTGACGAGGAGGCCCGCGACCGCGCCGGCCGTGAGCAGCGCCTGGGCGCCCTGACCCGCGCGCAGGAGGGCTGGACATCGCGCGCCAAGGACAGCGCCCAGCGCGTCGCCGCGCTTGAGAAGGACGCCGACAAGACCGCCGCCCTGCTGGCCCAGGCCGAGGTCGCGCCGCTGGGCTTCGCCGAGCAACGTGGGCGGCTGATGGACTCTCTGCTGGCCGCCGAGGCGCGCAAGCAGGCGGCGTCCGACGCCGTCGCCGTGGCCGAGGCCGCCGCGACCGAGGCCGACCGCGCCGCGCGCGCATCCGACGCCGCCGCGTCCCAGGCGCGCGAGGCCCGCGCCGGCCTGGCCGCCCGCGCCGAGGCGGCGGCGGAGAAGCTGTCGGACGCCGAGACTACAGTGCGCGAAACGGCGCAGATGTCGCCGCATGAACTGGGTCAGAAGCTGACCGACGACGCCATCGCCCGACCGCCGGACGCGGCGGGCGCCGAAAGCCTGCTGTACGGGCTGGAGCGCGAACGCGAGGCCCTGGGCGCCGTCAATCTGCGCGCCGAGGACGAGGCGGCAGAGTATGGCGAGCGGTTGAACAGCATGAAGTCCGAGCGCATCGACCTGACCCAGGCGATCGCGAAACTTCGCGACGGCATCGACGAGTTGAACGCCGAGGGCCGAGAGCGGCTGGTCGCCGCCTTCGACATCATCAACGCCAACTTCAAGGCCCTGTTCGAGGCCCTGTTCGGCGGCGGCCAGGCCGAGCTGAAGCTGGTCGAGAGCGACGACCCGCTGGAGGCGGGCCTGGAGATCTACGCCTGCCCGCCGGGCAAGCGGCTGTCGGTCATGAGCCTGATGTCGGGTGGCGAGCAGGCGCTGACGGCGGCGGCGCTGATCTTCGGCGTCTTCCTGGCCAATCCGGCGCCGGTCTGCGTGCTGGACGAGGTGGACGCGCCGCTGGACGACGCCAACGTCGACCGCTTCTGCCGCATGCTGGACGAGATGCGCAAACGCACCGACACCCGCTTCATCGTCATCACCCACAACCCGGTGACCATGAGCCGGATGGACCGCCTGTACGGCGTCACCATGCCCGAACGCGGCATGAGCCAGCTGGTCAGCGTCGATCTGAACCAGGCCGAGACCCTGGTCGCATGA
- a CDS encoding NIL domain-containing protein, producing MSRFPVDELEDRLRQAAGIPAFVGQRPDEDSRSFYARPDVSARVQIDHIDGRPVGGVAISLRGLTPDAAEAVLRFLSSRNERNSLGGFA from the coding sequence GTGAGCCGTTTTCCTGTAGATGAACTTGAGGATCGCCTGCGTCAGGCTGCTGGCATTCCAGCATTCGTAGGGCAGCGCCCGGATGAAGACAGCCGGTCATTCTATGCCCGACCCGATGTCAGCGCCCGCGTGCAGATCGACCACATTGACGGCCGTCCGGTTGGGGGCGTGGCGATCAGTTTGCGCGGCCTCACGCCCGACGCCGCCGAGGCTGTCTTGCGCTTCCTGTCCAGCCGCAACGAACGAAACTCTTTGGGAGGATTCGCATGA
- a CDS encoding helix-turn-helix transcriptional regulator: MTDEELGRDFRRFAQTVTDWSQTEWRDDGERRLGLMLMGLKEAARMAFESNAETFTTSLEGFHVKGVQAGDWSITVQRNAPPPPGERRRGMMDVHLERSKRRSNSPRQDRALSLRKAGLTLAEIAARDGSSVRTVRHLLRRAKIKADNRLSRKLRHLASRYQKDDEV; this comes from the coding sequence ATGACCGATGAAGAGCTAGGCCGCGATTTCCGCCGGTTTGCTCAGACAGTCACCGACTGGTCCCAAACCGAGTGGCGTGACGATGGAGAGCGTCGGCTTGGCTTGATGCTAATGGGGCTGAAAGAGGCCGCCCGCATGGCCTTTGAGTCCAACGCGGAGACGTTCACGACAAGCCTTGAGGGGTTCCATGTGAAGGGCGTTCAAGCTGGTGACTGGTCCATCACTGTCCAGCGCAACGCCCCACCCCCCCCCGGAGAGCGAAGGAGGGGAATGATGGACGTTCATCTCGAACGCTCGAAGCGGCGGAGCAACTCACCCAGGCAGGATCGGGCGTTGTCACTCCGCAAGGCTGGACTGACGCTAGCCGAAATAGCGGCGCGGGACGGATCGAGCGTGCGCACAGTGAGGCACCTGCTGAGGCGCGCGAAGATCAAGGCCGACAATCGGCTTAGCAGGAAGTTACGACACTTGGCCTCCAGGTATCAGAAGGACGACGAGGTATGA
- a CDS encoding DUF4326 domain-containing protein yields MGVVHCKREPYDVYIGRPSKWGNPFEIGRDGTRGEVIEKYREHVLTRPDLMAALPELRGKTLGCWCAPKACHGDVLAALSSAPEGGS; encoded by the coding sequence ATGGGCGTGGTCCACTGCAAGCGCGAGCCTTACGATGTTTACATCGGTCGGCCGAGCAAATGGGGCAATCCGTTTGAGATTGGCCGCGATGGGACGCGCGGCGAGGTGATCGAAAAATACCGCGAACACGTTCTGACGCGACCGGACCTGATGGCGGCGCTTCCAGAGCTTCGCGGAAAGACGCTCGGCTGCTGGTGCGCTCCGAAAGCTTGTCACGGCGATGTTCTAGCAGCCCTGTCCAGCGCCCCCGAGGGCGGGTCATGA
- a CDS encoding helix-turn-helix domain-containing protein, with product MAQTEHPKHFLRAWRKHRGLSMEAVVEKVRALVEDRVLAEGEEGDLKRLGISQPNISRVERGEIPYNQTLLELLAEAYGTDPASLIMRNPEDPEGLWSIYDQIPAAQRPVALRMLSGLKTGTDG from the coding sequence ATGGCGCAAACCGAGCATCCGAAGCACTTCCTGCGGGCCTGGCGAAAGCACCGCGGCCTTTCGATGGAGGCTGTGGTCGAGAAGGTCCGCGCCCTGGTCGAGGATCGGGTGTTGGCCGAAGGCGAAGAGGGCGACCTCAAGCGCCTCGGCATCTCGCAGCCGAACATCAGCCGGGTCGAGCGCGGCGAGATACCCTACAACCAGACCCTGCTAGAGCTGCTGGCCGAGGCCTACGGCACCGACCCGGCCTCCCTCATCATGCGGAACCCGGAAGACCCCGAGGGGCTGTGGTCGATCTACGATCAGATCCCGGCGGCCCAGCGCCCGGTGGCGCTGCGGATGTTGTCTGGCTTGAAGACTGGCACTGACGGGTAG